A single genomic interval of Labeo rohita strain BAU-BD-2019 unplaced genomic scaffold, IGBB_LRoh.1.0 scaffold_1730, whole genome shotgun sequence harbors:
- the LOC127158854 gene encoding uncharacterized protein LOC127158854, which produces MVILQNPLLFRGPTFFILHIGSVLLHGVSGFDTDIDSVCVMEGDLVTLHTGVKKKNKESIKWYFNNSCVVQIKGSLICADDQCHDNNERFRDRLVLDNQTGSLTITNTRITDSGVYKLQINSSSSEKTFSVFVRGVPAAERDEIKKSVNEGESVTLDPGVIKNPIDSVTWHFNDTDITNITGGPGNMCTDDQCTHQFSEFRHRLKLDHQTGSLTITNARTTDAGLYHLEISISSRRITICSIKKFSVTVIEASGFETDESVSVMEGDSVTLRTDVNKIQDDIINWYFNSTQVVKIDGYLNSIITDDQYNGRFRDRLKLDHQTGSLTVTNITITDSGRYLLQIVNRQKK; this is translated from the exons CTTTTCAGAGGACCGACGTTCTTTATATTGCATATAGGGAGTGTACTCCTGCATG gTGTCTCAGGTTTTGATACAGACATAGATTCGGTGTgtgtgatggagggagatttgGTTACTCTACACActggtgttaaaaaaaaaaacaaagaaagtatAAAATGGTATTTTAATAACAGTTGTGTAGTTCAAATTAAAGGCAGTCTCATCTGTGCAGATGATCAATGTCATGATAATAATGAAAGATTTAGAGACAGACTGGTGCTGGACAATCAGACTGGATCtttgaccatcacaaacaccagaatcacagactctggagtttataaactacagatcaacagcagcagcagtgaaAAGACCTTCAGTGTTTTTGTCCGTG GTGTTCCTGCTGCTGAACGAGATGAAATAAAGAAGTCAGTGAACGAGGGAGAGTCTGTCACTTTAGATCCTGGTGTCATAAAAAACCCAATTGATTCAGTGACGTGGCATTTTAATGACACTGACATCACTAATATCACTGGAGGTCCCGGTAATATGTGTACAGATGATCAGTGTACACATCAATTCTCAGAATTCCGacacagactgaagctggatcatcagacaggatctctgaccatcacaaatgCCAGAACCACAGATGCTGGATTATATCATCTAGAGATCAGCATAAGCAGCAGACGCATCACTATCTGCAGTATTAAGAAATTCAGTGTTACTGTCATTG AAGCCTCTGGTTTTGAGACAGATGAGTCcgtgtcagtgatggagggagattcagtcacgCTACGCACTGATGTTAATAAAATCCAAGATGACATCATTAATTGGTATTTTAATTCCACTCAAGTCGTCAAAATCGATGGATATCTAAATAGTATTATTACAGATGATCAGTAtaatgggagattcagagacagactgaagctggatcatcagactggatctctgaccgtGACAAACATCACAATCACAGACTCTGGACGCTATTTGCTACAGATCGTCAAT AGGCAGAAAAAATGA